A window of Actinobacillus suis ATCC 33415 contains these coding sequences:
- the cbiM gene encoding cobalt transporter CbiM: protein MHLSEGVLHAPTLLVGAVVATVGVTIGLRKLDYSRLTLTALFASAFFVAGTIHVPVGIGSVHLILNGMAGLFLGWAVFPAFFVALVLQTLLFSLGGFSVLGVNLCVMALPALLVHYMFRRPLAVNLSRRQLMLSGIGAGVIGVGGAILLASTVLAFDGGKNYADLIGLLIVSHLPIFLVDSIVSVGTLFTLAKMYPNALQET from the coding sequence GTGCATTTATCAGAAGGCGTTTTACATGCTCCAACACTACTTGTCGGTGCCGTTGTTGCGACTGTTGGGGTGACTATTGGCTTACGTAAACTCGATTATAGTCGTTTAACGTTAACGGCATTGTTTGCATCTGCATTTTTTGTTGCAGGAACCATTCATGTACCCGTCGGCATTGGTAGCGTGCATTTAATTTTAAATGGGATGGCAGGGCTGTTTTTAGGTTGGGCTGTGTTTCCCGCTTTCTTTGTCGCATTAGTGTTACAGACGTTATTATTTTCATTAGGCGGTTTTTCTGTTCTGGGCGTAAATTTATGCGTCATGGCTCTACCAGCGTTACTTGTACATTATATGTTTCGCCGACCACTTGCGGTAAATCTTTCTCGCCGACAATTAATGTTGTCCGGTATTGGTGCTGGTGTAATTGGTGTTGGAGGTGCAATTTTACTTGCTTCGACGGTATTGGCGTTTGATGGCGGTAAGAATTATGCGGATTTAATTGGCTTATTGATCGTCTCACATTTACCAATATTTTTAGTCGATAGTATCGTGAGTGTCGGCACATTATTTACGTTGGCAAAAATGTATCCTAACGCACTACAAGAAACATAA
- the ureA gene encoding urease subunit gamma, whose product MHLTSREQEKLMLFLAGELAAKRKARGVKLNYPEAIAYIASHLQEAARDGMSVAEVMQYGATLLTIDDVMEGIAEMVHEVQIEATFPDGTKLVTVHNPIR is encoded by the coding sequence ATGCATTTAACTTCAAGAGAACAAGAAAAACTGATGTTGTTTCTTGCCGGAGAGTTGGCGGCAAAACGCAAGGCTCGTGGTGTGAAATTAAATTATCCGGAGGCAATCGCTTATATTGCTAGCCATTTGCAAGAGGCTGCACGTGACGGTATGTCGGTGGCGGAAGTAATGCAATACGGTGCAACGTTACTGACGATTGATGATGTAATGGAAGGTATTGCGGAAATGGTTCACGAAGTTCAAATCGAAGCGACGTTTCCAGACGGCACGAAATTAGTGACGGTGCATAACCCTATTAGATAA
- the ureC gene encoding urease subunit alpha, translating into MALTIPRSQYVATYGPTVGDKVRLGDTDLWATIEQDLLTKGDECKFGGGKSVRDGMAQSSTVTRDNLNVLDFALTNVMIIDAKLGIIKADIGIRDGRIVGIGQAGNPDTMDNVTPNMIIGASTEVHNGAHLIATAGGIDTHIHWICPQQAQHAIENGITTMIGGGSGPADGTHATTCTPGKFNIERMFQACESLPVNIGFFGKGNCSTLEPLKEQVVAGALGLKIHEDWGATPAVIDAALKVADEMDVQVAIHTDTLNESGFLEDTMKAINGRVIHTFHTEGAGGGHAPDIIKAAMYPNVLPASTNPTRPFTVNTIDEHLDMLMVCHHLDKRVPEDVAFADSRIRPETIAAEDILHDMGVFSIMSSDSQAMGRVGEVVTRTWQTADKMKEQRGALGDEGNDNFRIKRYIAKYTINPAIAHGISQHVGSLEVGKLADIVLWKPQFFGVKPEFVMKKGFISFAKMGDPNASIPTPQPVFYRPMFGANAKANTESAVYFVSQASVEADIKTQYGIQKDTLAVKGCRDVGKKDLVHNNATPEITVDPERYEVRVDGEHITCEPATKVPLAQRYFLF; encoded by the coding sequence ATGGCATTAACAATCCCACGCAGTCAGTATGTAGCGACTTACGGCCCGACAGTCGGTGATAAAGTCCGTTTAGGCGACACCGATTTATGGGCGACAATTGAACAAGATTTGTTAACCAAAGGCGATGAGTGTAAATTCGGCGGCGGTAAATCGGTACGTGACGGTATGGCACAATCAAGCACCGTAACCCGTGATAACCTGAACGTATTGGATTTTGCCCTCACTAATGTGATGATTATCGACGCAAAATTAGGCATTATCAAAGCGGATATTGGGATTCGTGACGGTCGTATTGTCGGTATCGGTCAGGCGGGTAATCCGGATACAATGGATAACGTCACGCCAAATATGATTATCGGCGCAAGCACCGAAGTACATAACGGCGCACATTTAATTGCGACCGCCGGCGGTATCGATACCCACATTCACTGGATCTGCCCGCAACAGGCACAACACGCTATCGAAAACGGTATTACTACGATGATCGGCGGTGGTTCAGGTCCGGCGGACGGCACACACGCCACCACTTGTACACCGGGTAAATTTAACATTGAAAGAATGTTCCAAGCTTGCGAATCCTTACCGGTTAATATCGGCTTTTTCGGCAAAGGTAACTGTTCTACGCTTGAACCGCTTAAAGAACAAGTGGTTGCTGGTGCGTTAGGCTTAAAAATCCACGAAGACTGGGGTGCAACACCGGCAGTGATTGACGCAGCGTTAAAAGTAGCGGACGAAATGGATGTGCAAGTAGCGATTCACACCGATACGCTCAACGAAAGTGGTTTCTTAGAAGACACGATGAAAGCGATTAACGGACGTGTGATTCACACTTTCCACACCGAAGGTGCCGGCGGCGGTCATGCACCGGATATTATTAAAGCGGCGATGTACCCGAACGTATTACCGGCTTCAACCAATCCAACCCGCCCATTTACTGTGAATACGATTGACGAGCATTTGGATATGCTGATGGTTTGCCACCATTTAGATAAACGTGTTCCGGAAGATGTCGCATTTGCCGATAGCCGTATCCGTCCTGAAACGATTGCCGCAGAAGATATTCTGCACGATATGGGCGTGTTCTCAATTATGAGTTCAGACAGTCAAGCAATGGGACGTGTTGGCGAAGTAGTGACTCGTACGTGGCAGACTGCGGATAAAATGAAAGAACAGCGTGGAGCATTGGGCGATGAAGGTAACGACAACTTCCGTATTAAACGCTATATTGCGAAATATACCATCAACCCGGCAATCGCTCACGGTATCAGCCAACACGTTGGCTCGCTTGAAGTGGGTAAACTGGCGGATATCGTACTATGGAAACCGCAATTCTTCGGTGTAAAACCGGAATTTGTGATGAAAAAAGGCTTTATCAGCTTTGCTAAAATGGGTGACCCGAATGCGTCAATTCCGACACCACAACCGGTATTCTACCGCCCAATGTTTGGGGCAAATGCGAAAGCGAATACTGAAAGTGCAGTTTATTTCGTTTCCCAAGCGAGTGTAGAAGCGGATATCAAAACCCAATATGGTATCCAGAAAGATACTTTAGCGGTAAAAGGCTGTCGTGATGTAGGTAAAAAAGACCTCGTTCATAATAACGCAACGCCTGAAATTACCGTTGATCCGGAACGCTACGAAGTTCGTGTGGACGGCGAGCATATTACTTGCGAACCTGCGACTAAAGTGCCGCTTGCACAGCGTTATTTCTTGTTCTAG
- a CDS encoding energy-coupling factor ABC transporter ATP-binding protein codes for MNVLEVNNLTVLRNRQAVINALSFTIEPQQRVFLQGEIGVGKSTLLLSLLGFLPIHSGDIYLFGTHCQREKDFVPFRGKVGICFQNAEDQLFGPTVLDDVAFGVLNQGYTQAQAYKIALEQLQILDLEYLKDRPVNALSGGEQNFTALAGVLAMKPKLLLLDEPTNGLDAKNCAKLTALLKQLQLPMLVASHDQTFTRQLADKTLYLQK; via the coding sequence ATGAATGTATTGGAAGTTAATAACCTGACGGTTTTACGTAATCGACAAGCGGTCATAAATGCCCTAAGTTTTACCATTGAGCCGCAGCAACGAGTATTTTTACAAGGTGAAATCGGCGTAGGAAAATCCACACTGCTGCTTTCATTGCTCGGTTTTTTGCCGATTCACTCCGGTGATATTTATTTGTTTGGTACGCATTGCCAACGAGAAAAAGATTTTGTGCCGTTTCGTGGCAAAGTCGGCATTTGTTTTCAAAATGCAGAAGACCAATTATTTGGCCCCACCGTATTAGATGATGTTGCCTTTGGTGTGTTAAACCAAGGCTACACTCAAGCACAAGCTTATAAAATCGCTCTTGAACAACTTCAGATATTAGATCTTGAATATCTGAAAGATCGTCCGGTGAATGCGCTTTCCGGCGGCGAACAGAATTTCACCGCCTTAGCCGGCGTACTTGCGATGAAACCCAAACTACTACTGCTTGATGAGCCGACCAATGGTTTAGATGCAAAAAATTGTGCGAAATTGACCGCTTTACTTAAACAACTCCAATTACCAATGTTGGTGGCTTCGCATGATCAAACCTTTACGCGACAGTTAGCAGATAAAACGCTTTATTTACAAAAATAG
- a CDS encoding nuclear transport factor 2 family protein → MRLTFKHIFLSLFLGIALSITASLPVISNVEAKQEQQEKVIEVYEELNNALINPNFAKLQSLLADDFELVTSKNDTMTKQEWIKNIQKGGMKYGAIQESKIKSKGYDELLVTARVFGDMWDQTGSWNVKFDIDTKQNGDKVQITKIIVTPVKA, encoded by the coding sequence ATGAGATTAACTTTTAAACATATTTTTTTATCACTTTTTTTAGGCATTGCCTTAAGTATTACAGCCAGCTTACCCGTGATTTCTAATGTTGAAGCGAAACAAGAACAACAAGAGAAAGTTATCGAGGTATATGAAGAATTAAATAACGCATTGATTAACCCGAATTTTGCCAAGTTACAAAGTTTATTAGCGGATGATTTTGAATTGGTTACTTCGAAAAACGATACGATGACAAAGCAAGAATGGATTAAGAATATCCAAAAAGGCGGGATGAAGTACGGTGCGATTCAAGAATCTAAAATTAAGTCAAAGGGTTATGACGAATTATTAGTTACTGCTCGTGTGTTTGGCGATATGTGGGATCAAACAGGCAGTTGGAATGTCAAATTTGATATTGATACTAAACAAAACGGCGATAAGGTACAGATTACAAAAATCATTGTAACGCCTGTTAAAGCATAA
- a CDS encoding energy-coupling factor transporter transmembrane component T family protein, with amino-acid sequence MAYLFQAHWRLFYLFVFGVVISGLKSVNILLFLTACLVPCVLISQIFYGRSLKALARRWLKFNIFTLLIWLTLSWRLDTFSVQCNPHGIELASLISLRMNLILCATWLLLLNVNEVMLVQAISRLPLSPKLIHLFVLSIRYISLLNEVNRKMDIAMRARGYQPKCNWLTLKITSQRVALLLIHAMVRAERTEMALKARGFKFGNK; translated from the coding sequence ATGGCGTATTTATTTCAAGCACATTGGCGGCTGTTTTATTTGTTTGTGTTTGGCGTAGTAATCAGCGGTCTGAAATCGGTAAATATTTTACTTTTTTTGACCGCTTGTTTAGTCCCTTGTGTTCTTATCAGTCAAATTTTTTATGGGCGATCATTAAAAGCATTAGCTCGCCGTTGGCTTAAATTCAATATTTTTACGTTATTGATTTGGTTAACGTTAAGTTGGCGTTTAGACACATTCTCCGTACAGTGCAATCCGCATGGTATTGAACTGGCAAGCTTAATTAGCCTACGGATGAATTTGATTTTATGTGCAACGTGGTTACTATTATTAAATGTGAATGAAGTTATGCTGGTGCAAGCGATCAGTCGGCTTCCTCTTTCACCGAAATTAATTCATCTCTTTGTTTTAAGTATTCGCTATATTTCCTTGTTAAATGAGGTAAACCGCAAGATGGATATCGCAATGCGAGCAAGGGGCTATCAGCCGAAATGTAATTGGCTCACCCTGAAAATCACTTCACAACGCGTGGCATTATTGCTTATTCACGCCATGGTGCGAGCGGAAAGAACAGAAATGGCGCTGAAAGCTCGAGGTTTTAAATTCGGTAATAAATGA
- a CDS encoding LysR family transcriptional regulator — protein MLNKLDALKYFCTAAQTLNFREAANQLAISPPVITRVINALESELGEQLFKRTTRNITLTDFGEEFLLHAKQLLTESERVFNLGKKQQDEMAGTVRITLPKLRDQEQILFELLQALKPYPDLIIDWRVDAARLDNVKHRIDIGIRAGKEPDPNFIVRPLAEMHDIFVASPDFIARWGIPKDLDDLRKNFPFSSLINATTGQPWEIYLDEHTVLVPQKLGFITTDLYCELQAVLAGRTVAHIGNTVCKPYLENGQLIQLFPEQQFEKWQLYLYRPYQQITSPRVLKVFDLLTEIMQRRYS, from the coding sequence ATGTTAAATAAACTTGATGCGTTGAAATACTTTTGCACTGCGGCACAAACATTAAATTTCCGAGAAGCGGCAAACCAATTAGCTATTTCACCGCCTGTTATCACTCGAGTTATCAATGCGCTGGAAAGTGAATTAGGCGAACAACTATTTAAGCGCACCACTCGCAATATTACCTTAACGGATTTCGGTGAAGAATTTCTATTACACGCAAAACAACTGTTAACCGAGAGTGAACGTGTATTCAATTTAGGCAAAAAACAACAAGATGAAATGGCTGGTACGGTACGAATTACGCTTCCGAAATTACGAGACCAAGAACAAATTTTATTTGAACTGCTACAGGCTCTTAAGCCTTATCCGGATTTAATTATTGATTGGCGAGTCGATGCCGCACGCTTAGATAATGTCAAACATCGAATAGATATCGGTATCCGTGCCGGTAAAGAGCCGGATCCGAATTTTATCGTGCGTCCGTTGGCAGAAATGCACGATATTTTTGTTGCCTCACCCGATTTTATTGCCCGCTGGGGTATCCCAAAAGATCTGGATGATTTACGCAAAAATTTCCCTTTTAGCAGTCTAATTAACGCAACAACCGGTCAGCCGTGGGAAATTTATCTTGATGAGCATACCGTTCTTGTGCCACAAAAATTGGGCTTTATCACAACCGATCTGTATTGTGAATTACAAGCCGTACTTGCCGGCAGAACCGTTGCGCATATCGGTAATACGGTTTGTAAACCTTATCTGGAAAATGGGCAACTGATACAACTTTTTCCGGAGCAACAATTTGAAAAATGGCAACTCTATTTATATCGCCCTTATCAACAAATTACATCGCCTCGGGTGTTAAAAGTGTTTGATCTGCTTACCGAAATTATGCAAAGACGCTATAGCTAA
- a CDS encoding urea transporter, which translates to MKLIKTTLTGIGQIFLQENGLSGLVIVIAMFFSHWTLGVSCFLGALIGTLTAKILKYPPQQISQGLYGFNASLAFMCTMFTFAEVDASNPLIWCIGFVASIVATLIMRLFVKKNKVAFTFPFVLSCWFFCWGIAKLGLFGLTQTTPPLADYTGTLDAIQEPFYAWAEVNFGTSMVTGTLLFLAIAISSPIAAMYGLAAAVIGTVFAHHLPDIDHNSLANGIYGFSPILVACAFAGTQLRHFLYVIVGTLLAILIQYAVAQTGLATYTIGFIIASWLLLIVKKRLDKAAFDKHKLVQLLNP; encoded by the coding sequence ATGAAGCTTATTAAAACTACCCTTACAGGGATAGGGCAAATCTTTTTGCAAGAAAATGGTTTGTCCGGTTTGGTCATTGTTATCGCGATGTTTTTTAGTCACTGGACGCTTGGGGTAAGCTGTTTTCTCGGCGCGCTTATCGGTACGCTGACAGCTAAAATATTGAAGTATCCGCCACAGCAAATTAGCCAAGGGCTTTATGGCTTTAATGCAAGCCTAGCGTTTATGTGCACCATGTTTACCTTTGCGGAAGTGGATGCCTCAAATCCTTTAATTTGGTGTATTGGTTTTGTTGCTTCGATTGTTGCAACGTTAATTATGCGTTTATTTGTGAAAAAGAATAAAGTCGCATTTACCTTTCCGTTTGTATTGAGCTGCTGGTTCTTTTGTTGGGGAATCGCCAAATTAGGCTTATTCGGTTTAACCCAGACAACGCCTCCTTTAGCGGATTACACTGGCACGCTTGATGCAATCCAAGAACCTTTCTATGCTTGGGCAGAAGTGAATTTCGGTACCAGCATGGTAACCGGTACATTACTTTTTTTAGCGATTGCTATTAGTTCTCCCATTGCGGCTATGTACGGTTTGGCGGCAGCAGTTATCGGTACTGTATTTGCTCACCATTTACCGGATATTGATCATAATAGCCTTGCCAACGGTATTTACGGTTTCTCTCCTATTCTCGTAGCTTGTGCTTTTGCTGGCACACAATTACGCCATTTTTTATATGTCATTGTAGGCACTTTACTCGCGATTCTTATTCAATATGCGGTTGCTCAAACCGGACTGGCAACTTATACCATCGGGTTTATCATTGCCAGCTGGTTGTTATTGATCGTTAAGAAACGATTAGATAAAGCCGCATTTGATAAACATAAATTAGTACAATTACTCAATCCATAA
- a CDS encoding glutathione S-transferase, producing the protein MKLWYSTTSPFVRKVLVTLKHQQLEAKTELLKINSSVDPNSPHNQDNPLGRVPALQRNCGNWLFGSQLICEYLDQKGDQPKLFPESGKPRWAALALHNLADGILENTVPIMAERLLRPENEWWTSRQEQLMDRNIRSFPQLEKAIEPFGTELNIGTITAVCLIDWLQFRAEKLGYDLAKHHPNLTAWAEQMNDKYAVLAETKPKV; encoded by the coding sequence ATGAAACTCTGGTATTCCACTACTAGCCCTTTTGTGCGTAAAGTGTTAGTCACATTAAAACACCAACAATTAGAAGCTAAAACCGAGCTGTTAAAAATTAACTCATCGGTCGATCCAAATTCACCACACAACCAAGACAATCCGCTTGGACGTGTACCCGCTCTACAACGTAATTGTGGAAACTGGTTGTTTGGTAGTCAGCTGATTTGCGAATACCTTGATCAAAAAGGCGACCAACCGAAATTATTCCCAGAAAGCGGTAAACCACGCTGGGCGGCATTAGCGTTACATAACCTTGCGGACGGTATTTTAGAAAACACCGTACCGATTATGGCGGAACGTTTACTTCGCCCTGAAAATGAATGGTGGACAAGTCGCCAAGAACAGTTAATGGATCGTAATATTCGCTCATTCCCACAGCTTGAAAAAGCGATTGAGCCATTCGGCACAGAACTAAATATCGGCACAATTACTGCAGTTTGCTTAATTGATTGGTTGCAATTCCGTGCCGAAAAACTCGGCTACGATCTTGCAAAACATCACCCAAATTTGACCGCTTGGGCGGAGCAGATGAATGATAAGTATGCAGTGTTGGCAGAGACAAAACCTAAGGTGTGA
- a CDS encoding DUF4198 domain-containing protein yields MSFKSGALGLVSLLSISIAQAHNVWLEPTKNTNEYVVKFGHETTEPYPETKLQSVQLLQKNGVLSSIKPQFNQGEAYFNAGRHSMVFLEFNNGVWSKLPSGKYVEKTKAQEPTAVLSLNPIKLGKAILVWNADSFKSHSLEYELVPLSKPVAGETMDILVLHYGKPVSGIKVGLGEDKPFNLTNEKGIAQFTPVAGYNKVWAEFEEKGVVHPDYTERTIEYMLTFEVK; encoded by the coding sequence ATGTCATTCAAAAGTGGGGCGTTAGGACTTGTTTCACTCCTTTCGATTTCAATCGCACAAGCTCACAACGTATGGTTAGAACCAACCAAAAATACGAATGAATATGTTGTGAAGTTTGGTCATGAAACCACAGAACCCTATCCTGAAACAAAACTCCAATCTGTCCAATTACTACAAAAGAATGGTGTTCTCTCTTCCATAAAACCTCAATTTAATCAAGGTGAAGCCTATTTTAATGCCGGTCGTCATTCCATGGTATTTTTGGAATTTAATAACGGTGTTTGGTCGAAATTACCAAGCGGTAAATATGTTGAGAAAACCAAAGCACAAGAACCTACAGCGGTACTCAGTTTAAATCCAATAAAACTTGGTAAAGCGATTCTGGTGTGGAATGCCGATTCATTTAAATCTCATTCATTGGAATACGAGCTTGTTCCGCTTTCAAAACCGGTTGCGGGCGAAACGATGGATATTTTGGTATTACATTATGGTAAACCGGTATCCGGTATTAAGGTTGGATTAGGAGAGGATAAACCTTTTAATCTGACAAATGAAAAAGGGATAGCTCAATTTACGCCGGTAGCCGGTTATAACAAAGTTTGGGCTGAGTTTGAAGAAAAGGGTGTTGTTCATCCGGATTATACGGAACGAACAATCGAATACATGCTGACATTTGAAGTAAAATGA
- a CDS encoding BRO family protein, whose translation MDQQLQTLKLSLEALVQRIDQDNIEYWFARDLQPYLGYSRWENFKLTILRSMEACETSGFPVSDHFRGITKMVKLGSGSQRKIEDFMLTRYACYLLA comes from the coding sequence ATGGATCAACAATTACAAACATTAAAATTATCGCTAGAAGCATTAGTGCAGCGTATTGATCAAGATAATATTGAGTATTGGTTTGCTCGCGATTTACAACCTTATTTGGGGTATAGCCGTTGGGAAAACTTTAAACTTACGATTTTAAGATCAATGGAGGCTTGTGAAACTAGTGGTTTCCCTGTGTCAGACCATTTTCGTGGCATCACGAAAATGGTTAAATTGGGTAGTGGTAGTCAGAGAAAAATTGAAGATTTTATGCTGACTCGTTACGCTTGTTATTTACTTGCATAA
- the ureB gene encoding urease subunit beta, producing MIPGEYQLADGDVQANVGRKTVKLEVVNAGDRPIQVGSHYHFFETNNALKFDRLQARGMRLNVPSGNAVRFEPGEAKEVELVEFGGNKVIYGFHNEIDGKL from the coding sequence ATGATCCCCGGAGAATATCAATTAGCAGACGGTGATGTACAAGCGAATGTGGGTCGCAAAACCGTCAAATTAGAAGTAGTAAATGCAGGCGACCGCCCGATTCAAGTTGGTTCGCATTATCATTTTTTTGAAACCAATAACGCCCTAAAATTTGACCGCTTGCAGGCGCGCGGTATGCGTTTAAATGTGCCGTCAGGCAATGCGGTGCGTTTTGAACCCGGTGAAGCGAAAGAAGTAGAACTGGTTGAGTTTGGTGGTAATAAAGTGATTTACGGTTTCCATAACGAAATCGACGGCAAATTATAG